TGCACAAGCAAATGGCCAAGTCAAAGCcataaataagattttgataAGCTTAATTAAGAAACATGTTGGCCAAAAACCTAGGAGTTGGAATGAAAGTTTAGATCAAGTTCTTTGAGCTTATCAAAATTCACCCAAAAGGGCCATTGGTGTTACTCCTTTTAAGGTGGTTTATGGGCACGAAGCGATGTTACCTAtcgaaataaatataaattcgaTTCAAATTCAAAGACAAAACAAAATCTCTATCCAGACTATTGGGATATGATGTATGACGAGTTGAATGTCTTAGACGAAGAACGTTTAATTGCTTTAGAAAACATTatttgccaaaaagaaaaagttgataaatactataataaaaaattgaggaaaaaatattttgaaattggaGATTTGGTCTGTAAAGTTATATTACCAATGGCTACGAAATTGAAAGTTCTTGGTAAATGGTCACCAAATTGGGGATGGACCATATGTTATCGAAAAGGTGTTTTCAGGAAATGCTTATGTGATTTGATAAGTAAATACATGAATactaagaatataaaaaattacaaaatttgttCAAGAATCCAAAACTGAGGAGGGTTTAGCATATCGAATAAAATGACTCATTTTCAATTCATTGAAGGCTTTGAGCCATGTGGGTAAGGCATTCATCGACTCCTTTTgagcatagaggtgtttatagatgatttcactgtatatggatcctcttttgatatttgtttggatagtctggaaaaggttttgaatagatgcactgaaactaacctcgttctaaattttgaaaaatgtcattttatggttgagcaaggtatagttttaggccacattatttcaaATAAGGGCATTGCAGTAGATCCTAcaaaaatttctattatttcactattaccttacccctcttgcgtgcgagaggtgcgatcttttcttggtcatgcaggattctacaggcgctttataagagattttagcaaggtagcccttccactatccaacttgttgcaaaaggaggtggagtttgactttaatgataaatgcaaagaggcttttaatTTCCTCAAGCGTgtggtgactaccacccctatcattcaggcacctgattggacaaccccatttgagctaatgtgcgatgcatccaattacacattgggggttgtccttgctcaaaagatctccttacttcagcttacttcttttccgccatgacttagggagttttctttctcttatctccttctttacttttattacatttgtccgactctatttgatggtttaattgcttttaatcttttacttgtgctacattgaggacaatgtgttgtttaagtatgggggggagtgttctttggttttggttttgatagttgtgttaaattagtttaattttgttagttttgttgggttctagtttaattttattagttttgttgtgttaaatttgcatgtttttctttgaattataggatatgttcaagtaatgggtaattgttctcaaaataaaagtctcttgacattttgtgatttgaaatccttgtttttcctctacatgtcatgatagttttgaaagctcaatttgaaagtgataagtttacctttgtgagaatttgagccatccatcatcataatcttttggtgtgttttgccccattgattttgcacaatagccttggcttgattcttgttgatgcttcctaattcacatgcatatttggaaataatttaggcaattttgttcttataagcttctagccaaatggacttaccttgaattaattcctttgatagcccatTTGAGCCTATCCTCAACACTAAATGGGATACAGAAATGGATCCTCCAAGGCTGAAGGTATTGGTCCAGTGGAAAGGCCTACACCCAGATGATGCTACGTGGGAATCTTGGGATGAACTCAAAGCAGAgtatcaccttgaggacaaggtgcttTTCGAAGCACAGGGGAATGTTATGAATGAAGCTCCACAATCACCATTAACAGAAACACAAACAGAGCAGTTATTAACAGAGAAGAACCAGAGGCAGAGGAGAAGGGTGACCAAACCACAGTACCTGAAGGACTTTATTGTCTAAAGGGAAAAGGAAGCTGACGTGGCTTAGAGTGGCCCATTAGGGAATTACCCACGAGCTTTGCAATTCTGTTAGGATGGAATCTTCTTGAATCTTTTAAAGCTTTTTTTTCTGTTAGGCCCTAGCATCAGAATTTAACAATTTTGTTAGTATCAATTCACAAGAATACTATATGAAGCAATTACTATGTAATGAAAGGGGGCAAAATGAATAAAACTCATCTTCTCTATCTTGCTTCTGGAAAGTCCTAGCTCTCGAATTCTAGGAAATTGCAGATTAGGGATTTCGGCCATAACAGTAGTTCTTTTAATGTAAGGAAGCAAACTTATTCCTGTGTTTTGTAAGACATCTGCTCTAACTGTATATGCTTGTTAGGGAGCATGTGTGAAAAACTCTCTGGCAAGGGGAAAATTGAGGACAACAGGGTAACTAAGCAGATTGTTGCTCTATTAAGTGCTCCGCTAGAGAAATATAAGATATTATGATTGCGTTGAAGCTTTCAAATTATCCTCGCGTAATAGAATACCTTCATATTCCGACTACGAAGGTCATGGCAACTGTTATTATTCAAAGCATTATGAAAAACGGAAAATGCATTTCTACTTCAGAAAAGGTGTTATATCTTACTTGTGTGCTTTCTGGTGTGAGTTCTTATTAGAACATAACATGATTTGCTTGTGTAGGTTGAAGCATTGTTTGAACTGATAAAGGGGCTTATCAAGGATTCTGATGGGATCCCTAATGATGAGGTCATTTTAGTACCATGACTAGTCTCATTTGTCTATTTTTACAATGCCTATTTGACTTCTCCCATTAATGTTACATATGTTCTTATAAatgtaagataaaataatacttatttttgtgATCCATTCTCCTTGcattatacttatttttttcctctcccCTTTGGCTGGATGAAGATGATTTCAAAGAGGAGCAGAACTCTGTTTCCTGTCTAATCCAGATTCTTTATAATGATAATCCAGAAGAAATGTTTAAGGTGAACTGCTTATATCCATGTGTTATGACAATGATAAAACCTTTTTCGTTTTGTACCTGTTTTTCTGCTGGAAATTTTCTCTTTCTAACattagttaatattttgctGACTCCATTTTTTACTTGCGGGTACTTTTGCACTGAAGCTGCACATGAATTTTACCCAgcaaaatattagaaataaatatttctcaAGCACACTAAACTGAAGCTAGTGCTAACTTGGGATATTGCTTTCACATTTTAATTGGTCATGGACTCCTGTAAATATGAATGCTTATCTGTGATTTTAATGTTTCTAACTTGAGGTAATGATGTTTGATGATACCTATGACTGCAAACTACATTGTTGGTAGGGGTTGTGCTGTATTTTATGAGTTCAACCTTTAATTTGTGCATAATTTTCATCCACTAAATTGCAGATCATACATACTGTGAGGAAGCACATACTGACTGGAGGACTAAATTGCAGATCATTGATActaaattttcttctttaaagGTTTGGCAGACCTTTTTGATTAGTTGCCTGCTTTTATAGTGTGTTGTTTTGCTTTGTTGCTTACATCATGATGAATTGATATTTGATAGTGCTGGAAACAAAAGCATAGGTTGAGACCAAATTAATTCAGCATTTTCACTTGGTTTCGATGTTTAAGTTGATTGAAATATTTCATTGACTTTACTATGTAATAATTGATTTGGGATTGGATTATAGATTACTTAACATGATGCTAAGCCTTCTGATTTCATGCTAGAAGCTTGAGTGATAATTGATTTGCCTTCTATTTGACATCTTTGATAAATGACGCAACTGGGTTAGTAAGTTGAAAATTTTTCCCATTGGATTGTAtggaatttttctttatatttccaGTTGACAGGAGTCATAATACTTGCTCCATTTCTCATGGAGATGAAGTGGCACAAccataatatctaaattaaagCCAAAATGCTAAGACTTGTGTCGTGTTTGTTTTCAAAGCAATTCTCATTAACATTTTGGTATTGCTTAAAAGTTAGTAATTCATAGCTTGTACAAGTTATTCTTTTGTAAGTGATCTAAAGGTTTCTTCTATATTCATTGTTTGAGAAGCTTGGTGACCTGATAAAAAAGAGTCATCCAAAGTACAAcatctaagatgatttttaactgAAAATCATATTAGAATGTCAtccttttaagataatttttagttaaaaatcacgatttttagtttaaaattgtctttgaatgttattattttaaaatgatcttaaactaaaaatcatctttgaatgttattattctaaaatgttttttagtgAAAATTCATCTTAGAAGGGTAACATTATAAGACGGTTTTtgcttaaaaatcaatttaaaattaacgtTTTTTTAAGTCGATTTTTAAGAGACTGTAATAAAAAGTTAACACTTTCCACAACATAACTTTCAAAGGCGATTAATGATATTTCTACACCAGTGTTATTTTCTAAGAATAAAATAGGAATACAAAATGAATACATgaaaatagatattttctttatatattattatatataaataaaaagcaagtattttttttcaatatgaaTATGTTCTGTACCCCTATCGCCTAGTACTCTTAGAAACGACCTAAAAAAGCTACTAGGTTGAGTAGGTCTTGGCCCACCGAATCTATAATATTACGtacaaaaatacttttaataaaaatatttaaacataatattttCAAGAACTCtaagtaataaatttatttttttaagaaaattcattttaaattatataataataattcaaatgtaattataataattaattgcaatcatacttttttataattataattataataataaaaatcattaacaacgatttatgataattaattacacaaattaaacttttttactacatatgtattattattattattattattattattattattattattattattattattattattattattattattattattattattattaaacaaattatttattaacagatgtaagtaataaaaaattaattgttataaatgaatatgaaattgataaacatattttatatacaaCTTTTAAGAGGCttaattttaactttggttctcctattttgtttaattcgtaattttaatctttttattttaaaatagaaacatttgatccctccattttaaaaaaatctatcattTTAGTCCACATATTTCAAAATAGAGAcatttagtttttctattttagaaaattcataattttgatcctcatattttaaaatatttataattttgattcagTCTTCAATGTTATCTACGTTTTATTTCTTaccttataattaattaaaccatTTTTAATGATATCTAAAATGAATATGTTTGGTCCAAGGTTCAACTATAtcaaagtaaaagaaataaactatattcaaaatttatgatcggactaaaattataatttttctaaaataagagGATcaaatttctctatttttgaaataaaagataaaactcaagttttttttttttttaacaaatgaagcaaatttctctattttaaaatagacaaACTAAATTTGTGGATTGAGCAAAATAAGAGGATCAAAGTTGCATTTAaaccttttaaataaatatctttgtCAATTTCGAATAATATTCTCCTTGGATGTACTccgttattttttgtttatgtgtTAACTTCACACTTATTTgcatacataataatttatgcataattatttttacataaaataattttaagataattatgacattcaaaaacaaaaatctttatAGTATCTTCTGATTGAACATACTTTCACAATCACTGCATGAAATCATGAAAGttattattatctaatatttatatttttaattcaaacaaaatgGAAGAATAGAAGATTGTCtaggaaacaaaacaaaaaatgagaaagagaTGTATCTTCAAAGATAAATCAATCTAGAATAACTATGCATaccaataattaaataagttgaTAGGtaaattggattaaaaaaagttaataaatagaataaattttaaaatgtagaaacaaatagaaatatcttttatttgcataataaatttaaaaaaattgatttgactggtttatatgttaaaatacataattctaTTAAGTGTTGTAAAATAccggtttatattttttttcttaggtgAGAGACCACAAAGGTATTTCTCATCTCATTGTAATTCagtaagtaaataaaatattttaattataaaataaaaaatattcaacatgaaatactcaattatttttttaaaaaaatatttaatttaaagttattaggagtaatataaatttcaattcaGATTAATTAATAGCATTAATGTTTTTTGattcaaaattacaaatattcaaattaagataaaatataaataatttatttaacataagtttaattcttatttttattatttccatgttttataaaatataataattaattgaatctATTTAtactacataataataattaataacttaaaaattattatatttatgatacatTGATATCTagcacaaaaatattaattttattttataattcttaattcaaaattttaaaaattcttctatattaaaattttttatatcttttttcaaaaatcgacACATATGTTTTGAATGACACTCATcacatgaatttaaattttaatttacaaatacataattgaaaatgtcattctatagatattttattttgctttttattaTAGCCAATAACTCTATGTTTAGATTgtttatagtattatttttcaaaaattaataaattactaACCTACTTAATATATACTTAATTATCATTTCtctcattgtattttttttaaagtctactatatataaaacaaaactattaataacaaacaacaataactaataactaaatggtaagaataaacaaataaaaattataaataattcttaccagaaaaaattaaaaatatatatttaaaatttattttataaaaatatttttaaataatatttatcatgaCAAGGATCATAACACTCTAGTACTATATATACATGTTTCCAAAAGAAAACCTCAGGTTACATTAATAAGACCCATATTAAAATGTCATTGCTGTAGAATAATGGATTAATAGCAAATTAAGATAAATTTGGAAAACCTCATGTTACATTAATAACATCCGTATTAAAGAGTCATTACTGTAGAATAATGGATTAATAGCAAATTAAGATAAAGGTAATGGCCATGGATCCTTTGGTCCATTAGAAAATGTATACACAAGGCGAGACTTTCTAGGTAAAATaattgttcatttttatttattattttcaaaactataTTAAGGTATTGTCTGACTTATCGTCAAATTATCTTTGCACGCCCTACTTGTCCCCCTTAGCTAAGAACAATAACGACTTAGACAAATGAAAATAGTTCAACATTATAAGAGAAAATTACCATCGTACCCTCAACTAGGTACTGACCCTCCATATAAAtccataagaaaaattaattagaaaaaaaaatcagaaaaagatTTATTTGTCCAAAATGCTTAAAGTCACGTATTATAATCCTCGAAGtggttttgttatttaaaatcttaaattttaacTGTAGTTATAacctaaaattaaagaaaataatatcaacttaatttgatttatatatttaattaattcaaacttCCAAAGTTTTATTGACAAGGTAGATGGAGATTTCACTATTAAAAAAAGGGAGATTTAACCAAAGAAGGGTTTATAAAGCTGAAAGAAAGAATTAAGGATATTCATTTATTCACTGAAGTTACGTGAAATTATACGATCCTCGTTGGGAGTCTTTGTACAAGGATGTGCAATTCTCCGTTTGAAAGTACATATATTTATACTTGTTTCGATCAGAGCTTGTTTTCAGGCTGGTGATGATGATCATCATGATTTTCAGGCGGAGGAGGAGTAGCTGCAACTTCAACAATGCTGCTAGAAGTACCTTGATCTGCTTCAGGCGAAGAGGATTTTGCATGCAGACCGTGACCACCTTTCTCGTtcttcttcttgatttcttcgtcAATATGCACATCATCTTCAACCGTTACCACAACTGTGTTCCGTCCGAAAGGACCAGGCACGATGGTTTCCTTTACCGTTTTGTGCTCATCAAAGTGAATGACTTCGGTTTcttgtgtcttcttcttcctcctctgaATGCAGCAGAATAGAGCAAAAGCGAGCATTGAGAGCAACAAGAGGCCACCCAATGAGGCAACCACGACTATTACGATTGTGGGGTTGTTTGGAGAGGGTGAAGGTGGAAGAGGGGCAGGGGGGAGGGGAGGAGGACGAACGGGacgaggtggtggcggtggagAAGGACGAATAGGACGAGGTGGCGGCGGAGAAGGACGAACAGGACGAGGTGGCGGCGGAGAAGGAAGAACAGGACGAGGTGGCGGTGGTGGGAGCACCTTTGGGGGTGGAGGAGAAATTGGAcgaagtggtggtggtggtgttgcaaatggtggaggaggaggagaaaatgagtgagggggtggtggtggaggatTGAAGGGGTGTGACGGTGATGGAGGAGGGAAATTTGGAAAGTAGACATTGTTGGGTTGAGTTGAGGCCATTTAGAATTTCTTTTGTTATGTTTTCAAAAGATGATACTTTGAGTTGGTGTGATGTGGCTTGAGTGTTATTTTGCGGtagatttataagaaaaatgttggGTATGAATTTAGGCAATGGTTTTAGTAACTTAACTCTCATGCAAAGTTTTCTTACGGGTTGTTTGCAGTGGAAAACACTTCTCATTGGACTTACTTAGCTTGTTTGGCTTGTGTTGCTTGctcttctttctattttttttttattggttgaaaaGATGGTAATACCTATGCTGTGCGAGATGATAATTGGAAAACTCAGCATCCTGGGTAATGTACCATCAATTTACTTTACATTTATCATGAGcattacttttgtttttctttttaacttcaGTTAATATTGTGTGATGTAATTATACtcctaaaaaaatagttttagcgATTATTATTTAGCTGCAATAGACTAATTGCCCAGTATCCAATGCGGGCGAAACGACCGACAGAAGAAggtaatttcttttcaaaattataaaaaataaaagtaaaatttaaattaatacttgGAAAAGACAAGCCCTAAGTTATCTTACTAATTTTGAAGTCAAAGTCCTAAATTATGCTACAatataattttcctttcttcattaaaataataattttgaaataataaaaatctttacgattttaattttttttttcaacacgattttaaagttgtaaggaaatatttttttttctttttccattaaaaTCGTAAAATATATTACATCTTCAATTTTCTATTTCAACACGACCTTAAagttataagaatttttttttcttttttctattgaaATTGCAAAGTattttatgatttcatttttgtatttttttttggcatgactttaaagttgtaaggattttttttaaaaaaaattataaagtttttaattttaattatttaatgaattaatgtatgtttttttttgttttatttaatattttctataaaaatatagaaaatattaaataaaaccaaaatagaaaacatacattaattcattacataattaaaataaaaatttatttaggactttttaaaaagaaatccttacaactttaaagttgtGTTGAAAAGACTTTAAAAtcatgttggaaaaaaaaataaaaattaaagtaataaaattttttacaacttcaatcaaaaaagaaaagaaaaagaaagttataaCACAATTtacaacttttaatttaaaagtcgTAGGATAACTTACCACTTATCTCTTTTGAAgcattaatttaaaagttaaattactcatttgatctCTATAATTTCAagatttttactttttgtggtttttttaatctatatagtttagattttaattctcttttaatccctGTAATTTAAAAGtgctttttttaattcttatagtttgtattttaattctcttttaatccatctagtttaaaagtgatctttattttaattaccttttagttcttactataaaaataattagctacaaattagtaataaattatcaactatttttttattacaaattattttacgataaattagttacgaattatttgttaatatttttgtagttaattataattgataatattactcatattataatgataaagactaaaagaaaattaaaatataaaatatatggactaaaaaatttactttcaaactatatggactaaaaataaattaaaatacaaattataaagactaacaaaattactttcaaactaagaaaaagagaattaaaatgtaaatggtaaagactaaaaaaatcacttttaaactataaaaattagaagatataaatgatgaaattataggaccaaatgagtaattaaaaataatttaaatattactccttttgataattttggaaaaaaattactCCATGTCCGGCGTTTCGCCATCCAATGCTAcctaaaaaattgtttcaaatggtaattaaactaaaaaaaataaaaaaaaattgaacctttACAGGCGTGGTGACTATTACACTAAGCCGCCAGTGAAAATGTTACAAATTGATCTTTGACACTTGTTGA
The genomic region above belongs to Glycine max cultivar Williams 82 chromosome 14, Glycine_max_v4.0, whole genome shotgun sequence and contains:
- the LOC100788862 gene encoding protein TRACHEARY ELEMENT DIFFERENTIATION-RELATED 7, with the translated sequence MGNGENTLGDGSEFAWKGGRALGVIELGSYDRGVKSKNGYVVLPPPPPRPVLPSPPPPRPVRPSPPPPRPIRPSPPPPPRPVRPPPLPPAPLPPSPSPNNPTIVIVVVASLGGLLLLSMLAFALFCCIQRRKKKTQETEVIHFDEHKTVKETIVPGPFGRNTVVVTVEDDVHIDEEIKKKNEKGGHGLHAKSSSPEADQGTSSSIVEVAATPPPPENHDDHHHQPENKL